CCGGCAAAATATCGTATTCGCGTCCATACGAAAAATTCCCGACAAATCCCGGTAAAATGCCTTCGAGCGGTGCCGGAACCGCTTCGCCAAACGGCAGAAGGAAGATTTTATCATACTGCGCCGCCTCTTTGCCGTCAGGCCCGACCATCACCGCCGAGTTAAAATATTTCCCATTCGTCGCGTCCGGCTCGGCCGAATTAAACAGCACACTCACATTATTTCGGCGCGCAAAATCCCCAATAAATTGCTGAAACTCACGATCGTCGTTGTACATAAAGTTCATCGGCGATTCGGGCAGAATGACGGTTACCGGTAGCCAATTGTCGGTCGGCAGTTTATTGATCTCGGCTTCGGCGAGGTTGATCTGATGTTGGCGGAGCCGCTGATAGCTCTGATAATCAAGGCCCAACATCGGGACGTTGGGTTGGATCGCCACGACCGTTGCAATACCCCGCGCTCGAGAATCGAGCATCGGTGGATACGCTACCACGTATAGCCCGACCCACAAAAGAAAGCTAACGATTAGGCAACCTAAAAGTAGGTAGGATCGTCGAGTTCGCGTGACAATGGGAAGTATAAATACAGCACTTATAAACAAAATCAAGAAGCCGACAAGCTCCTGCCCGCCAATTCCGACCAACGACTTGGTCAAATCTCCAACTAAAATTACTGCTGAATTGCTACTGAAAGTGAACGCCTGCGAGTACCCAATAGCATTCCAATTGTTCCCCGTCACCCAATACCGCAAAAACTCGCTAAACACCCAAACAAACGGAGCCGCGAGAAATGCCCACGACCCGAATCGTCGTAAAAGTACCGACAATATCGCCGCAAACAAGCCTGGAAACACCCCGACGATGAGTGCGATGAAGACCATCCCCGAATACGCTAGCCACGGCGGAAATCCCGCGTAATGGATCGGCGCGAAAGTCAGCCACCAGCACGTGCCGAAGAAAAAGACCGTCCCAAATATCCAACCAGTGACGAACGAACGAACCACCGAAGCCTTTTCGCGATCAACCGCAAGCATCAACGGGACGAGGGCGAACCACGCCATCCACCACAATTCGAAATCCGGAAAAGCTAGAATCAGAATAATGGCTGACGTGGTTGCCATCATGGCACCTTTCCAACTTGGGAGTATTCGCTTAATAAGCCCGAATGTCATTCAGGTATTCTAGCAGGAATTTGCTTCGGATTTGTGATGCGGGAGGATACAAACACTTGGAAATCAGTTTGACCGTTCATTTTGACTGATAAGACAAATTCCGTCAGCCTCGTAGTGACAAAATCTGTCAATACGACACAGGTGGTGACAAGATTTCGGTCAGACTGCTTGAATGCTGAACGCAGGTCTAATATTGCATTGAGCGATTCAGTTCAGAATGAACGATTACCGTGTATTTATCAGGGCCTCAATGATTTCGGGTGCTTAAACGAAGGAAAGCCCGGCCGATTCGGCCGGGCTCTTAATGGAAGGACAACTGAAGGAACGCTCGGAAGGTGTTCAAGCACAGTGGCAAACTATGCTCGGAGAAGTGATGGCGGCGGGGTCTTGACTAAATTATCAAGCTAGCCGATTTACTCTAATGCATATGGCGTGCCACAGAATTCGCCATTCAGCCAATGCCGAGATATTTAATACTCGCACAATCACAAAAAGCCCATATTAATTGGGCTTTTGGAATATAAATAATTTTGGAATTTCGCAAGTCTTACAACTTGGGCACCTTCCGAAAGTCAATGAAGCGGTAAACGCATACTATTTCGAGCACCTTTCTGACAAACGTTGTAACCCATTGGCTTCTTGATTTTCCGCGTCTATCTCCAACGCAGAGGCGGCATAGTTTTTTGCCTGTAGGCAGTCGCCCTTTTCTACGTAGATCTTGCCAAGCGAAACGTGCGCCTCAATAATACGATTGTCCCAGAATATCGATGTCTTGAACGAACTGATCGCCTGGTCCATATCTCCGCGCCGAAGATGGATCTTCCCGAGCAACAGATAGCTTTCGGCGCTCATCGGTTCGCTTGCCAAAACCCGCCGCAGAACGGCCATCGCCTCGTCGTCCTGACCATTTTTGACCAGCGTTCGTGCCTGGGCAAGCAGTGTGTCGGATTCGTTCATTTGCGGTTGGACGGCCGCGCCCTGCTTGCGGCTCAAGATAACCGCAACGAAATCCTTGCGCGAAGGCTGTTCCACCCTGAGCGGTATTCCTGTTATGGATCTGGATTTGGCCCACTCTGTTTCGAGCGTGGCAAATCGGTTATTGTTTGTCAGGTAGCGTCGAGCCTGGTTGTCCATATCACCCGCTGTCGATTCTTTAAGCTCGCCCAGCGTCTTAGACAAAATATAATACGCTTCACCGTCTCTTGGATTCGAAACTATTGCCGAGCGAAATTGATTTGCAGCATCCTTCAGATTACCGCTTAGGTATAGCGAAACCCCATAATTGAATTTAACATTGCCATCGTCCGTCGCAGCTTCGGCGGCCTTCTTTAGCAATTCGACGCCTTCGTTAAGCAATCCGGCGGCTCGCGCCGGATTCTTCTTTTCGGCCCGCGAGGCTTGAACGACGATCGCACCGAGCGCGTTGTAAACGCTCGTCAATTTCATATCCTCGGCCAATGGTCTCAACACGGCAATTGATCTTTCAAAATTAAACTGCTGTAAATGCACGAGTCCTATATAGAACGATGCTTCGGCATATACATCGTCATTACACTGCGGCACTCGATTTTCGGCCTTGGCCTTGTCACGACATTGTTGCTGGGTATTTATTACTTGTTCAAAGTAATTAATGGCATCAGGAAATTTGCGTTGGCCCAGATACAGATGGGCGAGTTCGAGTGCCGCGTCAGAATAGGTTCCATCCGACGACGCCTCGGCATAAAGCCGGATCGCGTTCTTTAAGAAGTTTTCTCGAGCCTCACCCGGCGGTGTCAGAAGTCCTTTAATATAGGCCTCGAACGCCCGTGCCGGCACCTTGCTAGCTGCTTCGATCAGCTGATTTTGTGAAAACGGAAGCGACTTATCACGCTGGTAGAGTATTTGGTAAGCGATCTGGCCCTGAACTGATTGAAGGTTGCCGAGGGCATCGTTTAGGTTGATGTCCCGTGTGATTCGCCGCCCGTCCGGCATCTCTTCACTCATAAATCGACCCTCATTCACGCGGACGATCTTCGCCGTAACATTGATCGTGGCCGCAGAATCGCCCTGTGCAGGAATGATATTGTAACGGCCGGAAACCAGTATAGTGGCGTTTGTTTCGCGTGCGAGTTTCAGTGACGTCGCGAGACTCGGCAATGTGGTCAGAGGAATCCGAAGCTTTGACTGTACCATCTTTCGCTGATCGTTAGAGATGACGTTCAAATTCGGCACACGCAGAAGATTGGATAGTGAATCAGCAAAACTCTCACCGACCCAATTAAATTCAGCTTTGTCTGACGTATTCTCAAATGGCAAAACCAAAAGAGTGTCGACCTTTGACTGGGCCGCAATTTGGCACCACGCAAACAGAATAAAGCTCAGAACTAACGCGTATCTTTTGACCATTTGACCCCCAAACTAAAAAATTCGCCGATGTGCGGCGAATTCTATTAAAGTTTTAAGATGCAAAACTTTCAAATAAGGATGGTATCCGGTACGGGATTTGAACCCGTGTTGCCGCCGTGAAAGGGCGGTGTCCTAACCCCTAGACGAACCGGACACAAACACTATCGCCCTACTTCAGGCGAACGTAAAGAATAACTCACGTCATAAATTGTGTCAAACGGCCAGCGGTACGCACCCTTTCCGGCTTGAACGGCGATGCGAAGTCGCCATTAGGGAGCGAGGCCCCAGACTCGCAGCAATGTGTAAAACTTGTGTCAACAGGTCGCTTTATATTAAGGTTAAGCCACAATGAAAAGAGTATTTCTGATCGACTCGATGTCTCATATATTCCGTGCTTTCTTTGCTCCGATGGGTATGCGTCAGGAACCTATGCGGAATAGCAAGGGCCAGGTGACCCAGGCGGTATTCGTGTTTACAAATATGCTCCGAAAGCTTTTGAATGACGAAAAGCCTGACTACGTTGCGGCCGTCTTCGATACCGCCGCCCCAACGTTTCGTCACGATTCGTTCGATGCATACAAGGCTAACCGCGAGGCAATGCCCGATGATCTCGCTTCACAACTGCCCTTTATTGTTCGCGTTTGTGAAGCATTTAATATACCGATCCTGAAAATGGACGGATTTGAGGCCGACGATATTATCGGCACGCTTGCTAACGAATGCGCGGCCAAGGGAATGCAGGCTGTCATCGTTTCCAACGACAAGGATCTATGCCAACTCGTACGCGACCCATATGTGGTCGCAATGCGGCAAAACTCACAGAATCTTAAACGCAAAGTGCCTGTTCCACCGATCGAGTGGTGCGACGAAGCTTGGGTCAAAAATAAGTTTGGCTTGCCTCCGGATAAGATCGTCGACCTTCTCGGCCTGATGGGCGATGCGGTCGACAACATTCCCGGTGCTCCGGGAATCGGCGAAAAGGGAGCCCTAAAGCTTGTGCTCGAATACGGCTCGGCACTCGGCGCGATGGAGAACGCTGAAAAGATTACGCACAAGACCTATCGCGAGAGTCTTCAAAACAATCAGGACATCATCCGACAATCGCTCGAGCTAGCCACCGTTCACACATCTGTCCCGATCAGCCTCGACATCGAGGCTCTAAAAGCCCAGAAGCCTAACCGAGATCTCGCGTACGAACTGTTTCGTGAACTCGAATTCAAGACACTGACTAACGAGTTTTCAGGTCCCGACACCGCGTCAAGGATCAAGGCAGCCACGAGTTCTGATGGTGGTCTTTTTGATACGCAGCCGAGGAACTCCTCCGACGTCAGCAGCAAGTATTTGGTTGTGAATAGCAGTAGTTTGTTGGACGAGATGATCGGGCGGCTTATTGAGACGCCGCAATGGAGCTTTCACGTAAATGATTCGAATGCTAACGAAAAAGCCAGTTGCTTTGAAAAACCTGCTCCACACGGGATCGGATTCGGCCTCGGAAACGGCGAGGCATTTTACGTTGATCTTGACGGATTTGCCGGCGGCCGGATCGAAGCTCTCCGTCAGCTTAATTATATTCTGACAAGCGAGAACTACATCAAATCGGTCTATGACGAAAAGCGGAATTTCGGCTCGCTTCTTGGATTGGGGATTCGCCCCGCAGGAGTAAAGGATGACGTTCTGATCGCGGCATATCTACTCGAATCGACGCGGACTAGCTATCCGATCCCATTTCTTGCTCAGATATATTCTGATATCGACGCTCAACATACGGTGCCCGAGGGATTTGACGAGGCCGCATTCCGCACTGCTGAAAATGCGGACTTCGTGGCCCGACTTGCACCGATCCTTAGCGAAAGACTTCGCGAGAACAGCCTCGAAACATTGTACAAAGACGTCGAATTGCCACTGATACCGATCCTCATCGACATCGAACTGACAGGTATGAAGATCGACGGTGAGAGCCTTACTATCTTTTCGGAATTTATTTCGAAAGAGCTTGAATCGCTTCGCGAAAAGATCACGACGATCGCCGGACGCGAATTTAATATCGGATCGCCCAAACAGGTCGGCGAGATATTTAGTGAACTCAATATCGAGACTGGCCGCAAGACCGCGACCGGACAGATTTCGACAAGTCACGACGTCCTCGTCGAACTCGCTGAGACGTACGAGATCGCCCAACACATCATTGATTACCGCGAACTCGATAAACTCCGGGCGACCTACGCTGACGCATTGCCTAAAATGATCGCGTCGGACGGCCGAATTCACGGCTGTCTGAATCAAACCGTGGCCGCGACGGGCAGGCTTAGCTCGACCGAACCCAACCTGCAGAACATTCCTGTTCGCACGGAACTCGGTCAGCGAATTCGCAAGGCGTTTATTCCCGAAGCAGGCAACAAGCTCATCTCCGCCGACTATTCGCAGCTCGAGCTCCGCATCCTTGCCCACATCACGCGAGATCCGCGAATGCTGGAGGCGTATAAGAATAACGAGGACATCCACTCGCAAACCGCACGACTCGTTTTTGGTGCAAAGGACGAAAAAGAGTTAAAAGAAAAGCGTCGTCTGGCTAAGATCGTCAATTTTGGTATAGCTTACGCGGTCGAGGCTTTCGGTCTGTCGCAACGTGTCGGTATCAGTCGATCTGAGGCGAAGCAGGTCATCGCGGACTATTTCGAGACCTACAAGGGCATTCGCGAATATATGGATCGAACCCCGTTGGAAGCTCGTGAAAAGGGATACATCACATCGCTGTTCGGTCGCCGGCGGCACTTCCCTTCGATCAACGACCGCAACTTTGCCGTACGCTCGCGTGCCGAACGCGAAGCCATTAATATGCCCATCCAGGGCACGGCCAGCGACATCGTCAAGATCGCGATGATCCGTGTCGCCGCCGCTCTGAAAGCAGAGAAACTCGCAACAAAGATGATAATGCAGGTTCACGACGAACTTTTGTTTGAGGGCCCGGCCTCGGAGGTCGACGCCGCTAAGGTCTTGATAAAACGCGAAATGGAATCCGCCGCCACCCTCGACGTCCCGCTCGTAGTCGAGATAGGCGTCGGCGACGACTGGATGAGTGCTAAGTAGTACTTAGGTCCGTACAGCTAACACTCGCTTTTGCGGCCAAATTTCGTATGACCCAAACCCCCGTCAAATATCGCTGGGCGATCGTCGTGGTCGCAACGCTCGCTCTCGTTGTCAGCAACGGCCTGGCGATCGGCGGCCTGCCGCCGTTTTACAAGCCGATTCGCGAAGAGTTTGTCGCCATTGGTGCGATCGATGCTGCACGAGCCGAAAGCTTTATCGCAAATGCCGCGAATATCACATTTCTGATGTCGGGCGTCTTCTCTGTGATCGGCGGATGGCTGATCACAAAGTTTCGGCTGAGGCCGATGATGCTGGTCGGTTGCGGATTGTTGGGCACAGGCTTGATCGTTCATTCGCAGGCGTTTACGGCAGAGATGGTGTACGCCGCAAGGCTTCTGATGGGCGCATCGCTGGGGTTTGTCGGCGTTGCACCGTGCGTCGTATTGGTTTCAAACTGGTTCGACAAGGGCCGCGGAACCGCTCTCGGAATTGTGTTGACCGGCACGAGTCTTGGTGGGTTTTTAATACCGCTCGTAGCGGCACCGCTGATCGCCAACTATGGTTGGCGATATGCGATGCTGGCCTTTAGTTCGCTAGTTTGGCTAGCTCTGCTTCCGGCGATCATTCTCTTGGTCAAAGAGCCCGCCGCGAATGCTCAGGTCTCTGACCAAGCAGTTAGTGCCGACGGAATGACTCTTGGGGAAGCGGTACGGACGCCCTTGTTTTGGGCGTTTGCGGCGTGTGCGGCACTTGTCTTTTATCCGATCTTTGCGACCAGCCAGCAGTTTATCTTGTACCTGCAAACGCCGAAGATCGGGGTTTCGGCGGAGACGGCAGCGTTTGCACAGTCGGCATTGTTTGCCATAAGTATCGGCGGCAAATTCCTCGCCGGGTACCTGAGCGATAAGTTTCGTGCGGTTCGCGTTATAGTCGCGTGTTCGCTAGTGATGTTTGCGGCATCGCTGGTGCTTCTGGGATTGACGGCGGCAAACTCGATCTTCTTTTTGCTACCTTTTGCACTCGGTTATGGTGGTACATTCGTGCTGCTCCAACGCCTCGCCGCGGACTTTTTCGGCCGCCGTGAGATCGGCAAGATTCTCGGGCTGATTACTCTGATCGAAGTCACCGGTGCCGCCATCGGAGGCCGCATTACCGGCTACCTCGCCGACCAAAACAACGGCGACTACACCACCGCCTTCTACGGAGTAACCATCGCCGCCGCCCTCGCTTTTATCATGACGATCGCGATTTATTTCTTAAGTAACAATCGTGTGCGGGAGTCAAAATCGTGAACGAATTGGAAAGCTCGGACTGCACTAGTCAAAAGACAAAGGTCGAATGGATCGTCGATTACGTTGCCCTCATCATTGCGGGCACAATGTTTGAAACTAAATGCGCGGCTTTGACGGCTTGTGTTAACGACCTTGAGACAATGACCGGCGAGTCCGCCGCGTTCACCGCCGAAGGCCGCAGTGCCACCGACGCCTGCGACGCTTTCGAAGCGGCATTTGGCCAACAAGACTCAGCCGTCGGCAGCCGCGTCGGCAAAAACGCCGAGATCAACGCCAAAATGGCCGAATTCGTCGCCCTAAAAGCCACCGTCACCAACATGGCCCCAAACTTCTGCTTAGGCGATAAAGGCGCCATCGCCGCCTGGCACTCCGCCGCCCACATCGAAGAAGCACCAAAGAATAAGGATCCACCAACGCCACCAACCCCTTAACCCATCTAAAACCACGCACAAAAAAAGGCCGCACCCGCGGCCTTTTTCCTAATATAAAACTCACTCGACTGTGACCTTGTAAGGATCCCTTAGAATGTAACCACTGGTAAGTGGAGATTTCGGCCTTTGAGATAGGATAGAGAAGGAGGCTGAAGATGAAGAGGAGTAAGTTTAGTGAAGGGCAGGTATTGGGGATATTGAAAGCGGTGGAGAACGGTCGGAAGGTGGCTGAGGTATGCCGCGAGCATTCGATCTCGGATTCGACGTATTTCAACTGGAAGGCGAAGTATGGCGGGATGACAGCGAGCGAGATCAAGAGGCTGCGGGAGCTTGAGGAAGAGAACGCAAAGCTGAAAGCGATGTACGCGGAGATGAGTTTAGAGAACCGAGCGTTGAAAGGACTGATCGAAAAAAAGGCTGGTGACGCCGTTGAGGCGAGAGGCGGTCGGGTATTTGAAAACGGAACATGAGCTTAGTGAGAGGCGTGCGTGTGAAGCGGTGTTGATATCGAGACGGGTGTATCGGTACTCGCCGCAACAAAGGGACGACGCGGCGTTGATCGAAGCTCTGGGCAATCTCGCCAGAGACCATCCCGATCTCGGATTTGGGAAGTTCTACGATCTGCTCAAAGCCGACGGGCACGGTTGGAACCACAAGCGTGTGCACCGTGTTTACTGCGAGATGAAGCTGAACAAGCGTCGAAAGTATAAGCGGCGTGTTCCGACGAGGCATCCTGAGCCATTGACGGTTCCCGTCAGTGCGAACCAAAGCTGGTCGGCGGATTTCATGAGCGATGCATTGGGTGACGGACGTCGGTTTCGCACCTTTAACGTGATCGACGACCACCGACGCGAGGTGCTGGCAATCGAGATCGATCTCAATCTCGGAAGCAGAAGGGTCATCAGAGTGCTTGACCGGCTCGCCGAAACGAGAGGCCTGCCGCAGCGGATCCGATTCGATAACGGACCGGAGTTCACGAGCGTAGCAGTCGCGGACTGGGCCGAGCAGAACCAGGTCGAGCTCGCGTTCATCAAACCCGGACGCCCAATGCAAAACGGCTACGTCGAGCGTTTTAACAGGACATATCGTCAGGCGATCCTCGATATGTATATCTTTGAAAGTTTGGACCAGGTACGAGAACTAACGGCCAAGTGGATCGATTTCTACAACCGCCGCCGGCCGCATGATGCTCTGGGAGGCATGCCTCCCAGAGCATCATGCGGACACGTTCTCCTTAACCCGAAAACTCCAATTTAGACGGGTAACAATCAGGGGAGGTTTACAACCTCATTTGTCGGACTTGGCTATTTTGGCATAAATAAAAATCTTCGCTTCCTCTTCGTCCTCACGAATTTCAATATCAAAGTCTACGTTGATAGGTTTATAGTCTCCAGATTCATTTAATTTTGTAAACCATGCTCTAACTAGATGCTCATTGAAAACGTCGCCCACCTTTAAGGGGAACTTCTTAATTAGATTATCCGCATCTTCTTTCGAGAGTCTGGCGAATTCTACTCGATCAAACTTAAATAGACGCCCCTCGTCGATCAGGATCCTGATATTTATCGAAGGATCCATTCCTTTAATCGGAGGTTGCACAAATTTCGGCTCGAATTCAGAACTATACTGAACATAGCCTTTTTCAGTATATTTATCGGCAAGTTTTTCATAAATAAAATCCTGCAATGCTTTACCGTTAAAAATATCTCCAGTCGAATATCCAAGAAGCTCAAGGATTTCTTTTTCCTTAAAAACCGTTGCTCCTTCTACCGTAATTTCTCCGAACGTATATCGAATTCCTTCGTCGACGTCTATGAGGACCTCAAAACTGTCGCCTGCATATCGTCGGGATATACTCTTGATCTTTAACTGTGCGAAACCTTTTGAGAACATAGCTTCTCTAACATATTTCATCGTACAGTATTCGATCTTTCGCTTATCGTACGTTCGCCAACCATCTCCGAGACATGTTATTAAAACGTCAGCAAGTTCTTCATTGGTAAAATATTTCAAACCTCTAAAAACAATGCGAGAGATCTGCGATGGAAAACCCTTTTCAATCGAAAAGATGAGTTTCATCTGCTCACCTTGCAGCTTTTCACCTAAAACGACGACATTGGCCGCGATATATCCCCGCTCGGAGAGAAATTGTTTTGTGGCTTTCAACGCATTTCCAACGCTTTCAGCATCGAATAGCTGACCCGCCTCAATTAGACATCGATTATCTCGTAGATATTTGAGAAGGTCAGTAATATGAACGGGTCTATCATCTGAGTCTTCAGGGTTAAGATAGTCGTAATCTATACCGGGAAAGGTTACTTCAGCTATCTTAGTCTTGTGATCGATGAAGTCCTGAGATTTAGAGAATGGAATAGGGGTGGAAGTGATGCTAGTCGGCTTGTTTACTTGAGCGTAAAGACTGGCCGCCAACAATAATAGTGTAATGGCAAAAAGACTTGTTTTTAAATATCCTGACACCTTCACAAGATTACGATAATTCAATTCGGTTAAATATACTACTGTGTCTGTGATGCATGGATGGGCAAGTTGAATGCTCTGATCGACAGTTCTACCAAACCCCAATTCGTCGTATAATCGCTTCATATTAAATCATTGATGATCGCGGTCGGGTTGGCTTTTGGCTTTTATGAGTAGTATTTATTCGCAGAGTACGACTTAAAGGCAGCTGAACATTGATACGATCATATTTATAGTGCTTTTTTTAGTGGGAAGTATCTTTC
This is a stretch of genomic DNA from Chloracidobacterium sp.. It encodes these proteins:
- the polA gene encoding DNA polymerase I — encoded protein: MKRVFLIDSMSHIFRAFFAPMGMRQEPMRNSKGQVTQAVFVFTNMLRKLLNDEKPDYVAAVFDTAAPTFRHDSFDAYKANREAMPDDLASQLPFIVRVCEAFNIPILKMDGFEADDIIGTLANECAAKGMQAVIVSNDKDLCQLVRDPYVVAMRQNSQNLKRKVPVPPIEWCDEAWVKNKFGLPPDKIVDLLGLMGDAVDNIPGAPGIGEKGALKLVLEYGSALGAMENAEKITHKTYRESLQNNQDIIRQSLELATVHTSVPISLDIEALKAQKPNRDLAYELFRELEFKTLTNEFSGPDTASRIKAATSSDGGLFDTQPRNSSDVSSKYLVVNSSSLLDEMIGRLIETPQWSFHVNDSNANEKASCFEKPAPHGIGFGLGNGEAFYVDLDGFAGGRIEALRQLNYILTSENYIKSVYDEKRNFGSLLGLGIRPAGVKDDVLIAAYLLESTRTSYPIPFLAQIYSDIDAQHTVPEGFDEAAFRTAENADFVARLAPILSERLRENSLETLYKDVELPLIPILIDIELTGMKIDGESLTIFSEFISKELESLREKITTIAGREFNIGSPKQVGEIFSELNIETGRKTATGQISTSHDVLVELAETYEIAQHIIDYRELDKLRATYADALPKMIASDGRIHGCLNQTVAATGRLSSTEPNLQNIPVRTELGQRIRKAFIPEAGNKLISADYSQLELRILAHITRDPRMLEAYKNNEDIHSQTARLVFGAKDEKELKEKRRLAKIVNFGIAYAVEAFGLSQRVGISRSEAKQVIADYFETYKGIREYMDRTPLEAREKGYITSLFGRRRHFPSINDRNFAVRSRAEREAINMPIQGTASDIVKIAMIRVAAALKAEKLATKMIMQVHDELLFEGPASEVDAAKVLIKREMESAATLDVPLVVEIGVGDDWMSAK
- a CDS encoding tetratricopeptide repeat protein; translated protein: MVKRYALVLSFILFAWCQIAAQSKVDTLLVLPFENTSDKAEFNWVGESFADSLSNLLRVPNLNVISNDQRKMVQSKLRIPLTTLPSLATSLKLARETNATILVSGRYNIIPAQGDSAATINVTAKIVRVNEGRFMSEEMPDGRRITRDINLNDALGNLQSVQGQIAYQILYQRDKSLPFSQNQLIEAASKVPARAFEAYIKGLLTPPGEARENFLKNAIRLYAEASSDGTYSDAALELAHLYLGQRKFPDAINYFEQVINTQQQCRDKAKAENRVPQCNDDVYAEASFYIGLVHLQQFNFERSIAVLRPLAEDMKLTSVYNALGAIVVQASRAEKKNPARAAGLLNEGVELLKKAAEAATDDGNVKFNYGVSLYLSGNLKDAANQFRSAIVSNPRDGEAYYILSKTLGELKESTAGDMDNQARRYLTNNNRFATLETEWAKSRSITGIPLRVEQPSRKDFVAVILSRKQGAAVQPQMNESDTLLAQARTLVKNGQDDEAMAVLRRVLASEPMSAESYLLLGKIHLRRGDMDQAISSFKTSIFWDNRIIEAHVSLGKIYVEKGDCLQAKNYAASALEIDAENQEANGLQRLSERCSK
- a CDS encoding IS3 family transposase (programmed frameshift) — encoded protein: MKRSKFSEGQVLGILKAVENGRKVAEVCREHSISDSTYFNWKAKYGGMTASEIKRLRELEEENAKLKAMYAEMSLENRALKGLIEKKALVTPLRREAVGYLKTEHELSERRACEAVLISRRVYRYSPQQRDDAALIEALGNLARDHPDLGFGKFYDLLKADGHGWNHKRVHRVYCEMKLNKRRKYKRRVPTRHPEPLTVPVSANQSWSADFMSDALGDGRRFRTFNVIDDHRREVLAIEIDLNLGSRRVIRVLDRLAETRGLPQRIRFDNGPEFTSVAVADWAEQNQVELAFIKPGRPMQNGYVERFNRTYRQAILDMYIFESLDQVRELTAKWIDFYNRRRPHDALGGMPPRASCGHVLLNPKTPI
- the lnt gene encoding apolipoprotein N-acyltransferase, producing MMATTSAIILILAFPDFELWWMAWFALVPLMLAVDREKASVVRSFVTGWIFGTVFFFGTCWWLTFAPIHYAGFPPWLAYSGMVFIALIVGVFPGLFAAILSVLLRRFGSWAFLAAPFVWVFSEFLRYWVTGNNWNAIGYSQAFTFSSNSAVILVGDLTKSLVGIGGQELVGFLILFISAVFILPIVTRTRRSYLLLGCLIVSFLLWVGLYVVAYPPMLDSRARGIATVVAIQPNVPMLGLDYQSYQRLRQHQINLAEAEINKLPTDNWLPVTVILPESPMNFMYNDDREFQQFIGDFARRNNVSVLFNSAEPDATNGKYFNSAVMVGPDGKEAAQYDKIFLLPFGEAVPAPLEGILPGFVGNFSYGREYDILPVGDAKAGVMICFESHFGQLSRRYVADGADVIIEMTNDGYLGPTPVLRQHLANAVFRAVETNRPVLRVTNVGVTAYITERGEVLDPAPTYTEATRVWSVSKSDGSQTFYVKYGDWFAWLCTVATFGLLGYAIFRRRQPTV
- a CDS encoding MFS transporter, encoding MTQTPVKYRWAIVVVATLALVVSNGLAIGGLPPFYKPIREEFVAIGAIDAARAESFIANAANITFLMSGVFSVIGGWLITKFRLRPMMLVGCGLLGTGLIVHSQAFTAEMVYAARLLMGASLGFVGVAPCVVLVSNWFDKGRGTALGIVLTGTSLGGFLIPLVAAPLIANYGWRYAMLAFSSLVWLALLPAIILLVKEPAANAQVSDQAVSADGMTLGEAVRTPLFWAFAACAALVFYPIFATSQQFILYLQTPKIGVSAETAAFAQSALFAISIGGKFLAGYLSDKFRAVRVIVACSLVMFAASLVLLGLTAANSIFFLLPFALGYGGTFVLLQRLAADFFGRREIGKILGLITLIEVTGAAIGGRITGYLADQNNGDYTTAFYGVTIAAALAFIMTIAIYFLSNNRVRESKS